One genomic window of Spartobacteria bacterium includes the following:
- a CDS encoding response regulator, with protein MAKSNDLHKKSRARVLVVDDSDFIRWGLRSELQSAGYDVLEASSGQDAIKKMITEPHLSAVTMGLQMQGMTGFDIIEAIRSDAYLDKLVHIGNENVPVIFITSNDNEADRMRGFALGAVDFVLKKNVRGNIVRIIGDILKPSEELSDVHILVVDDSRTTRTVVSACLKELGVQVHDADDGRRAQELLKTSDVVMDLVLTDLYMPDMSGDELCRYIRADHRHKDVPVIFLSGHGHRPIIELFKMGATDYLRKPFIKEELKARVEAHLRRQQLTRRLQGQIEELEGLNALKDQFLTVCSHDLRSPINGIIGFCKMMRKETALTDEQEDMLANMLVAGEHLLTLIGDILDLGRMQKKKSEMEFSELELLQVIQTCIKTMRYSASLKGVELELVTGSLNPYVSGNQSALLRIFNNVISNAIKFSHTNSKVSILITVNRKNQCVKVDVKDQGVGIPSRMIDHVFDKYTKTSRTGTAGEPGTGLGMAITRELLDTHQGAIRLRSEEGKGTDVCIELPLAKVESITPPRHDVHQEVQELADAADDGNIDLNILVAEDNAVISIILKKLLTSFGCRFEIVSDGLKALETYRDCFGTAPFDVILMDLEMPVMDGMTAAQEIREFESDLLATSGAETFHPIPIIALTAHVDDAIISQCHSCGMNGHLRKPVEKDDLRAVIRQYACSKSLS; from the coding sequence ATGGCAAAAAGTAATGATTTACATAAAAAAAGTCGTGCCCGCGTTCTGGTGGTGGATGACAGTGATTTTATACGCTGGGGGTTACGCTCTGAATTACAGTCCGCCGGGTATGATGTTTTAGAGGCATCCAGTGGTCAGGACGCGATTAAAAAAATGATTACAGAGCCTCATTTGTCCGCTGTGACGATGGGATTGCAGATGCAGGGAATGACAGGTTTTGATATTATCGAGGCCATTCGTTCGGATGCTTATCTGGATAAGCTGGTGCACATCGGAAATGAGAATGTTCCGGTTATTTTTATTACGTCGAATGATAATGAAGCGGATCGCATGCGCGGGTTTGCTTTGGGGGCGGTTGATTTTGTTTTAAAAAAGAATGTCCGCGGTAATATCGTACGGATCATTGGCGATATTTTGAAACCTTCGGAAGAATTGAGCGATGTTCATATTCTTGTGGTTGATGATAGCCGGACAACGCGGACGGTTGTGTCGGCCTGCCTGAAGGAGCTGGGCGTGCAGGTACACGATGCTGACGATGGTCGCCGTGCGCAGGAGTTGTTAAAGACCTCGGACGTGGTCATGGATCTCGTGCTGACGGACTTATATATGCCGGATATGAGCGGTGATGAGTTATGCCGGTATATTCGGGCGGATCACCGTCATAAAGATGTTCCGGTTATTTTTTTGAGCGGGCATGGGCATCGACCGATTATCGAATTATTCAAAATGGGTGCGACAGATTATTTGCGTAAGCCATTCATAAAAGAAGAATTAAAGGCGAGAGTGGAGGCACATTTACGCCGGCAGCAGTTGACGCGTCGTTTACAGGGGCAAATCGAAGAGCTGGAGGGATTAAATGCGCTGAAAGATCAGTTCTTAACGGTCTGTTCACATGATCTGCGTTCGCCCATCAACGGAATCATCGGCTTCTGTAAAATGATGCGCAAAGAAACGGCGTTGACAGACGAACAGGAAGATATGCTCGCTAATATGCTGGTTGCCGGAGAACATCTACTGACTCTGATAGGGGACATTCTCGATTTAGGCAGGATGCAGAAAAAAAAGAGTGAAATGGAATTCAGTGAGCTTGAATTATTGCAGGTGATACAGACGTGCATTAAAACAATGAGATACTCCGCTTCGCTTAAAGGGGTTGAACTTGAGCTTGTTACAGGAAGTTTGAATCCCTATGTCAGTGGGAATCAAAGTGCATTGCTGCGCATCTTTAATAATGTTATATCCAACGCCATAAAATTTTCTCATACCAACAGCAAGGTTTCCATATTGATTACTGTAAACCGAAAGAATCAGTGTGTGAAAGTGGATGTAAAAGATCAAGGGGTGGGCATTCCATCCCGGATGATCGATCATGTATTTGATAAATACACGAAAACATCACGCACTGGCACTGCTGGAGAGCCGGGCACGGGACTTGGTATGGCCATAACTCGCGAATTACTGGATACGCATCAGGGAGCGATTCGGCTGCGTAGCGAAGAAGGGAAAGGCACTGATGTGTGCATCGAGCTTCCGTTAGCCAAGGTTGAATCCATCACGCCGCCACGGCATGACGTGCATCAGGAGGTTCAGGAGCTGGCGGATGCGGCAGATGATGGAAACATAGATTTAAACATTCTCGTGGCCGAGGACAACGCGGTGATTTCAATTATATTGAAGAAGCTGCTTACGTCCTTTGGGTGTCGTTTCGAAATAGTCAGTGATGGTTTGAAAGCCTTGGAGACCTATCGGGATTGTTTCGGGACAGCACCTTTTGATGTTATTCTGATGGATTTAGAGATGCCTGTAATGGACGGGATGACAGCCGCCCAGGAAATTAGAGAATTTGAATCCGATTTATTAGCCACATCCGGAGCAGAAACCTTTCATCCCATACCCATCATTGCCTTGACCGCGCATGTAGATGACGCGATTATTTCGCAATGCCACAGTTGCGGAATGAATGGACACCTCAGAAAACCGGTCGAAAAGGACGATTTAAGGGCGGTAATACGGCAATACGCATGCAGTAAATCACTTTCGTAA